Proteins found in one Hippopotamus amphibius kiboko isolate mHipAmp2 chromosome 12, mHipAmp2.hap2, whole genome shotgun sequence genomic segment:
- the LOC130833438 gene encoding cytochrome c oxidase subunit 4 isoform 2, mitochondrial isoform X1 produces the protein MSFRAAWSLVLSKGGLATRGIHSLGGTAHGKEKMPHYTNYHAQRSYPMPKEPFCMELSAEQRALKEKEKGSWTQLSRAEKVALYRLQFHDTFAEMNRHSNEWKTVMGCVFFFFGFTGLLIWWQRVYVFPKKPITLTDEWKAQQLQRILDMKGNPVQGLASQWDYERKEWKK, from the exons ATGTCCTTCAGAGCTGCCTGGAGCTTGGTGCTGAGCAAAGGAGGACTCGCAACGCGAGGGATCCACAGCCTAGGAGGCACCG CCCACGGCAAGGAGAAGATGCCCCACTACACCAACTACCATGCCCAGCGTTCCTACCCCATGCCCAAGGAGCCCTTCTGCATGGAGCTCAGCGCAGAGCAGCGGGccctgaaggagaaggagaagggcagCTGGACCCAGCTGAGCCGCGCCGAGAAGGTGGCCT tGTACCGGCTCCAGTTCCATGACACCTTCGCGGAGATGAACCGTCACTCCAACGAGTGGAAGACAGTGATGGGGtgtgtcttcttcttctttggaTTCACAGGTCTGCTGATTTGGTGGCAGCGGGTCTATG TGTTCCCTAAGAAGCCCATCACCCTGACGGATGAGTGGAAGGCCCAGCAGCTCCAGCGCATCCTGGACATGAAGGGCAACCCTGTGCAAGGCCTGGCCTCCCAGTGGGACTATGAGAGGAAGGAGTGGAAGAAGTGA
- the LOC130833438 gene encoding cytochrome c oxidase subunit 4 isoform 2, mitochondrial isoform X2 — MPHYTNYHAQRSYPMPKEPFCMELSAEQRALKEKEKGSWTQLSRAEKVALYRLQFHDTFAEMNRHSNEWKTVMGCVFFFFGFTGLLIWWQRVYVFPKKPITLTDEWKAQQLQRILDMKGNPVQGLASQWDYERKEWKK; from the exons ATGCCCCACTACACCAACTACCATGCCCAGCGTTCCTACCCCATGCCCAAGGAGCCCTTCTGCATGGAGCTCAGCGCAGAGCAGCGGGccctgaaggagaaggagaagggcagCTGGACCCAGCTGAGCCGCGCCGAGAAGGTGGCCT tGTACCGGCTCCAGTTCCATGACACCTTCGCGGAGATGAACCGTCACTCCAACGAGTGGAAGACAGTGATGGGGtgtgtcttcttcttctttggaTTCACAGGTCTGCTGATTTGGTGGCAGCGGGTCTATG TGTTCCCTAAGAAGCCCATCACCCTGACGGATGAGTGGAAGGCCCAGCAGCTCCAGCGCATCCTGGACATGAAGGGCAACCCTGTGCAAGGCCTGGCCTCCCAGTGGGACTATGAGAGGAAGGAGTGGAAGAAGTGA